From the Pseudarthrobacter sp. MM222 genome, one window contains:
- a CDS encoding DNA polymerase III subunit gamma and tau — MTVTTALYRRYRPDSFADVIGQEHVTEPLMTALRKNRVNHAYLFSGPRGCGKTTSARILARCLNCAEGPTDTPCGKCPSCVELARGGSGSLDVIEIDAASHGGVDDARDLRERATYAPVRDRYKIFIIDEAHMVTSAGFNALLKIVEEPPEHIKFIFATTEPDKVIGTIRSRTHHYPFRLVPPEPLMAYLELLCGQENVPVAPGVLSLVIRAGGGSVRDSLSVLDQLMAGAGPAGLDYELAVALLGYTHASLLDDVVEAVAASDSATVFRAVDRVIQTGHDPRRFVEDLLERFRDLIIVQAMPESAQSILRGMPADQIARMQNQAHNLGAAELSRAADVTNTALTEMTGATSPRLHLELLCARILLPSSEQSERGIAARIDRVERRLNYAGNDVGVPANAPMPAAATPAPAAVAAVPAVPAVPVAAAPENTPPAPVPVPAAANAEAAAPTPSTTAQRDAAPAREQFTAPRVSTSDWPVEEAGALTRAAANPAPSVAAPVQSAPSSPAQPAPAQPVAVPSPAVAPPSVVAPATAPPAAGTGADVEVLRRAWPEILQTLTKIKRSTWALVEPNAQVGQFEGQVLTLAFTTSGLAGAFGRADHADNLRQAIHKTIGIDCQIHAIAAGSNSSASSEPNPKAPASPDVPATSADAAWGLAPDTRPAAPEPAPSAEPSPATPAGGSTGPAESRPAAPGPGAPKALPVVAAQSPVARPSPVQRPDAAADAALQASRKTAATPAPEAEPESLATAGPSGSYDYPDDDWGPPRDEDAPPLDEEPPMDWDPSASSTSPAVPSAVSSAPRPARRNDAPANARNAAPAASVDNTPTPDGGDDPWARAVEQSPGVWTVGAESNVGGNAPSAEVVTPQPAHEPEPPRYAPAAAQIPEHAAAVSAAPSAVPDSAVTGRAVPDRAADDWGLPQLVPVGAAPADRASLAAADIAPMTAPSTPMASLTAPVADPALPAAQDTTGRQSLYQRLSNSPEAEAGRAKAPARAAAATTYVQDVPSADDETIEESGVFGRAAVERILGGKLVEERSLDGSPLAPRI; from the coding sequence GTGACTGTTACTACCGCCCTTTACCGTAGATACCGGCCCGATTCGTTCGCGGACGTTATCGGGCAGGAACACGTTACGGAGCCGCTGATGACGGCCCTGCGGAAGAACCGCGTCAACCACGCCTACCTCTTTTCCGGTCCGCGCGGCTGCGGAAAAACCACGTCCGCCCGCATTCTGGCCCGCTGCCTGAACTGCGCCGAGGGCCCCACCGACACCCCCTGCGGCAAGTGCCCCAGCTGCGTCGAGCTCGCCCGCGGCGGCTCGGGATCCCTGGACGTCATCGAGATCGACGCCGCCAGCCATGGAGGCGTCGACGACGCCCGCGACCTGCGTGAGCGGGCCACCTACGCGCCCGTCCGCGACCGCTACAAGATCTTCATCATTGACGAAGCCCACATGGTCACCTCCGCCGGGTTCAACGCCCTGCTCAAGATCGTGGAGGAGCCGCCGGAACACATCAAATTCATCTTCGCCACCACGGAGCCGGACAAGGTCATTGGCACCATCCGTTCCCGCACGCACCACTACCCGTTCCGGCTCGTGCCGCCGGAGCCCCTCATGGCGTACCTGGAGCTGCTCTGCGGGCAGGAAAACGTCCCGGTGGCCCCCGGCGTGCTCTCACTTGTCATCCGTGCCGGCGGTGGATCCGTCCGTGACTCGCTCTCGGTCCTGGACCAGCTCATGGCAGGCGCCGGACCGGCCGGACTCGACTACGAACTCGCTGTCGCGCTCCTCGGCTATACCCACGCGTCGCTGCTGGACGATGTGGTCGAGGCCGTGGCCGCGTCCGACTCCGCCACCGTCTTCCGTGCCGTGGACCGGGTCATCCAGACCGGTCACGACCCCCGCCGTTTTGTGGAGGACCTGCTCGAGCGCTTCCGGGACCTCATCATCGTCCAGGCCATGCCGGAAAGCGCCCAGTCCATCCTCCGCGGCATGCCCGCAGACCAGATCGCCCGGATGCAAAACCAGGCTCACAATCTGGGCGCGGCCGAGCTCTCCCGCGCTGCGGACGTCACGAATACCGCCCTGACCGAGATGACCGGGGCCACCTCGCCGCGGCTCCACCTTGAACTGCTGTGCGCCCGGATCCTGCTGCCCTCCTCGGAACAGAGCGAACGCGGCATTGCCGCCCGGATCGACCGGGTCGAGCGCCGCCTGAATTATGCCGGGAACGACGTCGGAGTTCCCGCCAATGCCCCTATGCCGGCCGCCGCGACCCCTGCCCCTGCCGCGGTCGCCGCCGTCCCTGCGGTCCCGGCCGTTCCTGTTGCTGCTGCCCCGGAGAATACGCCGCCGGCTCCGGTTCCAGTTCCGGCCGCGGCGAACGCGGAAGCCGCTGCGCCAACTCCGTCTACGACGGCACAGCGGGATGCCGCGCCTGCCCGGGAACAGTTCACCGCACCGCGGGTCAGTACCAGCGACTGGCCGGTCGAGGAAGCCGGCGCATTGACCCGGGCGGCAGCGAACCCTGCTCCATCGGTCGCGGCGCCCGTACAGTCAGCCCCATCCAGTCCGGCCCAGCCCGCCCCGGCGCAGCCTGTGGCCGTCCCGTCGCCCGCCGTGGCTCCTCCGTCCGTAGTCGCTCCAGCAACTGCCCCGCCGGCCGCCGGAACCGGAGCCGACGTCGAGGTCCTCCGCCGGGCCTGGCCCGAGATCCTGCAGACACTGACCAAAATCAAGCGCAGCACTTGGGCACTGGTGGAACCCAACGCCCAGGTCGGCCAGTTCGAGGGCCAGGTCCTGACGCTTGCGTTCACGACTTCCGGGCTGGCCGGCGCCTTCGGCCGTGCCGACCACGCCGACAACCTGCGCCAGGCAATCCACAAGACCATTGGGATCGACTGCCAGATTCACGCCATCGCGGCTGGCAGCAACAGCTCAGCGAGCTCTGAGCCAAACCCAAAAGCACCCGCTAGCCCCGACGTCCCCGCGACGTCCGCCGATGCCGCCTGGGGGCTGGCTCCGGACACCCGGCCGGCCGCACCCGAGCCGGCCCCGTCGGCGGAACCCAGCCCTGCAACCCCAGCGGGGGGCAGCACCGGTCCCGCGGAATCGCGCCCCGCGGCGCCCGGCCCCGGCGCCCCGAAGGCCCTCCCGGTCGTGGCCGCCCAATCACCCGTGGCGCGGCCATCGCCTGTTCAGCGACCTGATGCGGCAGCCGACGCAGCGCTGCAGGCCTCGCGCAAAACCGCCGCCACGCCCGCGCCCGAAGCCGAGCCCGAATCTCTAGCGACCGCTGGTCCCTCCGGCTCCTACGACTACCCCGACGATGACTGGGGCCCGCCCCGGGACGAGGACGCGCCGCCGCTCGACGAGGAACCGCCCATGGATTGGGACCCCTCGGCTTCCTCGACATCCCCAGCGGTACCGTCGGCAGTCTCATCGGCCCCGCGCCCGGCCCGCAGGAACGACGCTCCGGCAAATGCCCGCAACGCTGCTCCCGCGGCATCGGTGGACAATACCCCCACACCAGATGGCGGTGATGACCCATGGGCACGCGCCGTTGAACAGTCCCCCGGCGTCTGGACCGTGGGCGCGGAGTCCAATGTGGGCGGAAACGCCCCGTCTGCGGAGGTGGTGACGCCCCAACCCGCGCACGAACCGGAACCGCCCCGCTATGCACCCGCAGCAGCCCAGATCCCGGAGCATGCTGCAGCCGTGTCCGCCGCCCCCTCCGCCGTACCTGACAGCGCCGTAACTGGCAGGGCCGTTCCTGACCGCGCCGCGGATGATTGGGGGCTGCCCCAGTTGGTGCCTGTCGGCGCCGCTCCCGCCGACCGAGCCTCTCTCGCTGCGGCAGATATTGCCCCGATGACCGCACCGTCGACGCCCATGGCTTCGCTGACGGCACCCGTCGCCGACCCTGCACTGCCTGCAGCTCAAGACACCACCGGCCGGCAGAGCCTCTACCAGCGGCTGTCCAACAGCCCGGAAGCGGAGGCCGGACGTGCCAAGGCTCCGGCCCGCGCCGCGGCAGCCACCACCTATGTCCAGGACGTCCCGAGCGCGGACGACGAGACCATCGAGGAATCAGGCGTCTTCGGCCGCGCCGCCGTCGAGCGTATTCTGGGCGGGAAGCTGGTGGAGGAGCGATCCCTCGACGGCAGTCCACTCGCTCCGCGCATCTAG
- a CDS encoding oxygenase MpaB family protein: MRNAFRDLQSELRRTFTGTRDAVPEWVPLLASGDDAGYHLPGSAVWAVHGDMPTIVAGIRALLMQALHPGALAGVHDHSRFHDDPLGRLAGTIRWIFTVTYGSTDAARGASAWVLRLHESVRGSYVDGHGTARTYAANDPELLRWVHIAFTDAFLSAHKLWGRPIPGGPDAYVREWSQAGRLMGVSAPPLSEAEMRQQLDRWYEDGELRNDERVAETVAFIRDPPLHPILRPGYRVLFAAAVASLEPKYRELLGLRTPRLGPFPLPVVLATRLTLAVVRLALGQVGPSEQAARDRLRRLGYQA; this comes from the coding sequence ATGCGCAATGCCTTCAGGGATTTGCAGTCCGAGCTTAGACGGACTTTCACCGGCACACGTGACGCGGTTCCAGAGTGGGTGCCCCTGCTCGCCAGCGGCGATGACGCCGGCTACCACCTCCCCGGCTCTGCCGTCTGGGCCGTACACGGGGACATGCCCACCATCGTCGCGGGCATCCGCGCGCTGCTGATGCAGGCACTCCATCCAGGTGCGCTCGCGGGTGTCCATGACCACTCGCGATTCCACGATGACCCCTTGGGCCGGCTGGCCGGGACGATCCGGTGGATCTTCACCGTGACCTACGGTTCAACGGACGCCGCGCGTGGGGCATCCGCCTGGGTCCTTCGGCTGCACGAATCTGTTCGCGGAAGCTACGTGGACGGTCACGGGACCGCCCGGACCTACGCGGCGAACGACCCCGAGCTGCTCCGCTGGGTCCACATTGCCTTCACCGACGCGTTCCTTTCCGCCCACAAATTGTGGGGCCGGCCCATCCCCGGCGGCCCGGACGCGTATGTCCGCGAGTGGAGCCAGGCCGGTCGGTTGATGGGCGTGTCCGCCCCGCCGCTCAGCGAGGCGGAAATGCGCCAGCAGCTGGACCGCTGGTACGAAGACGGCGAACTCCGCAACGATGAAAGGGTCGCCGAGACGGTGGCGTTTATCCGCGATCCTCCCCTTCACCCGATCCTCCGGCCGGGGTATCGCGTACTGTTTGCTGCCGCCGTGGCCAGCCTCGAACCCAAGTACCGGGAGCTGCTCGGCCTCCGGACCCCGCGGCTGGGTCCCTTTCCGCTGCCGGTGGTGCTGGCCACGCGGTTGACGCTCGCCGTCGTCCGTCTTGCACTTGGCCAGGTGGGGCCGAGCGAACAGGCTGCCCGGGACCGGCTGCGGAGGCTGGGATACCAGGCCTGA
- a CDS encoding M23 family metallopeptidase: MGKHRGNPSSEKPIRARTIAVRCLSGGFCLSLAVLTFGVQGLAGGVAEPAPNAAPVTGVVGPAPLGAVIPATPAAPAAASIVGEALGAFTADASALVAFSRSMVETSSMLGGPGELNVASASLQRPAPGWLLAPLESLRESSPYGLRTSPLTGHSGEFHWGQDYAAACGTRVYSADAGVVRAVGWHPWGGGNRVEIDHGNGLITTYNHLEAVAVKKGESVRVGEVIARVGTTGSSTGCHLHFETILNGAHTDPHGWNLLPTRQVDPLGTIEMISFEPEANKSSNASIGWAIPVRDDRAHEVAGGAEETPVAAAPPGSPLIPSLPGLTLTPGTPTPGTPTPGTPTPGTPTPGTPTPGTPTPGTPTPGTPTPGTPTPGTPTPGTPTPGTPTPGTPTPGTPTPGTPTPGTPTPGTPTPGTPTPGTPTPGTPTAGTPTPGTPTPGTPTAGTPTPTPTTPTTPPVPPATASTPAPTTTPAPAPATSKAATVSPSTPVAPSAPVAPKTPVPPAAPTTPVAPTSSVAQPKKSPVAPTKPTATRTTAPGTATPSAAATSTATKTPKR, encoded by the coding sequence GTGGGGAAACACCGGGGAAACCCATCGAGTGAGAAGCCGATCAGGGCGCGGACCATTGCCGTGCGCTGCTTGTCGGGGGGTTTCTGTCTGTCCCTGGCCGTCCTGACCTTCGGGGTGCAGGGGTTGGCTGGCGGCGTCGCCGAGCCTGCACCGAACGCTGCCCCGGTCACCGGCGTCGTTGGACCTGCGCCGCTCGGCGCCGTCATTCCTGCCACGCCTGCCGCTCCTGCCGCAGCCAGCATCGTGGGGGAAGCCCTCGGGGCCTTCACCGCTGATGCCTCGGCGCTGGTCGCCTTCAGCCGCTCCATGGTTGAGACGAGCTCGATGCTCGGCGGACCGGGGGAGCTGAACGTCGCGTCTGCCAGCCTGCAGCGTCCCGCGCCGGGCTGGCTCTTGGCGCCGCTGGAGTCGCTTCGGGAATCGTCGCCCTACGGGCTCCGCACGAGCCCGCTTACCGGGCACTCCGGTGAATTCCACTGGGGCCAGGACTACGCTGCCGCCTGTGGAACTCGGGTCTACTCTGCCGACGCCGGCGTCGTACGGGCAGTCGGTTGGCATCCATGGGGCGGCGGAAACCGGGTGGAAATCGACCATGGCAACGGCCTCATCACCACCTACAACCACCTCGAAGCCGTAGCCGTCAAGAAGGGCGAGTCGGTCCGGGTGGGCGAGGTTATTGCCAGGGTCGGGACCACAGGTTCCTCCACCGGATGCCATCTGCACTTCGAGACCATCCTGAATGGAGCCCACACCGACCCGCACGGCTGGAACCTGCTCCCCACCAGGCAGGTGGACCCGCTTGGCACCATCGAGATGATCAGTTTCGAGCCGGAGGCCAACAAATCTTCGAACGCCAGCATCGGTTGGGCCATCCCGGTCCGGGACGACCGGGCCCATGAAGTCGCCGGCGGTGCCGAGGAAACGCCCGTTGCTGCCGCACCTCCGGGCTCGCCGCTGATCCCCAGCCTGCCGGGCCTGACCCTCACACCGGGAACGCCGACGCCGGGAACGCCGACGCCGGGTACGCCGACGCCGGGTACGCCGACGCCGGGTACGCCGACGCCGGGTACGCCGACGCCGGGTACGCCGACGCCGGGTACGCCGACGCCGGGTACGCCGACGCCGGGTACGCCGACGCCGGGAACGCCGACGCCGGGAACGCCGACGCCGGGAACGCCGACGCCGGGAACGCCGACGCCGGGCACGCCGACGCCGGGCACGCCGACGCCGGGAACGCCGACGCCGGGAACGCCGACGCCGGGAACGCCGACGCCGGGAACGCCGACAGCGGGCACGCCGACGCCGGGCACGCCGACGCCGGGAACGCCGACAGCGGGCACGCCGACGCCGACGCCAACGACGCCCACGACGCCTCCGGTGCCGCCAGCGACCGCTTCCACCCCGGCCCCCACGACGACCCCCGCCCCGGCCCCGGCGACCAGCAAGGCGGCCACCGTGTCGCCGAGTACACCCGTTGCGCCGAGTGCGCCTGTGGCGCCCAAGACCCCCGTCCCGCCGGCCGCGCCGACTACCCCCGTCGCTCCTACCAGCAGCGTGGCTCAGCCGAAGAAGTCGCCGGTGGCGCCGACCAAGCCAACGGCGACCCGGACCACAGCGCCCGGAACCGCGACGCCGTCGGCAGCCGCTACTTCCACTGCCACCAAGACGCCGAAGCGCTGA
- a CDS encoding glutathione peroxidase — translation MTTLHPIPLTLIDGTETDFGRFKGDVVLVVNVASQCGFTPQYAGLQALHDKFRDQGFQVLGVPCNQFAGQEPAAESEIAEFCQRNFGVTFPLTKKADVRGRNQHALYAQLTKFKNGVLPGLVKWNFEKFLVNRDGEVVARFAPTVEPDSPDVIEAVQSAVS, via the coding sequence ATGACCACTTTGCACCCAATTCCCCTGACCCTCATCGACGGTACGGAAACCGACTTTGGCCGCTTCAAAGGGGACGTTGTGCTGGTGGTTAATGTGGCTTCCCAATGCGGGTTCACGCCGCAATACGCCGGGCTCCAGGCCTTGCATGACAAGTTCCGGGACCAGGGCTTCCAGGTCCTCGGTGTCCCGTGCAACCAGTTCGCCGGGCAGGAACCGGCTGCCGAGTCCGAAATCGCCGAGTTCTGCCAACGCAATTTCGGCGTGACGTTCCCGCTCACCAAGAAGGCCGACGTCCGCGGCAGGAACCAGCATGCCCTCTACGCCCAACTGACCAAATTCAAGAACGGCGTCCTTCCAGGGTTGGTGAAGTGGAACTTCGAGAAGTTCCTGGTGAACCGCGACGGCGAGGTAGTGGCCCGGTTTGCGCCCACCGTGGAGCCAGACTCGCCCGACGTGATCGAGGCGGTCCAGTCCGCCGTTTCGTGA
- the fdhA gene encoding formaldehyde dehydrogenase, glutathione-independent → MTGNKAVAYKGPGKVELIDIDYPSFELKDGPGVNPANVGRSVRHGVILKTVATNICGSDQHMVRGRTTAPSDLVLGHEITGEVVEVGPDVEFIKVGDICSVPFNIACGRCRNCKERKTGICLNVNPDRPGSAYGYVDMGGWVGGQANYVLVPYADWNLLKFPDKDQALEKIMDLAMLSDIFPTGFHGAVSAGVGVGSTVYIAGAGPVGLAAATSAQLLGAAVVIVGDLNADRLARARSFGCETVDLTEGGPAEQIEQILGVPEVDSGVDAVGFEARGHGHDAKEAPATVLNSLMEITAAGGALGIPGLYVTGDPGGVDESAKKGSLSLSLGTGWAKSLSFTTGQCPVMKYNRQLMMAILHDKVQIAKNVNAKAITLEDAPTGYAEFDAGAATKYVLNPNGYLG, encoded by the coding sequence ATGACAGGGAACAAAGCCGTTGCCTACAAGGGGCCAGGAAAAGTCGAACTCATCGACATTGACTACCCCAGCTTCGAACTCAAAGACGGTCCGGGCGTCAACCCCGCCAACGTTGGCCGTTCTGTGCGCCATGGCGTAATCCTCAAAACCGTTGCCACGAACATTTGCGGCTCCGACCAGCACATGGTCCGCGGCCGCACGACAGCCCCCTCGGATCTGGTGCTCGGCCACGAGATCACCGGCGAAGTAGTGGAAGTAGGGCCCGACGTCGAGTTCATCAAAGTCGGCGACATCTGTTCGGTCCCGTTCAACATTGCCTGCGGACGGTGCCGCAACTGCAAGGAACGCAAGACGGGCATCTGCCTCAACGTCAATCCGGATCGCCCGGGCAGCGCCTACGGCTACGTCGACATGGGTGGCTGGGTGGGCGGCCAGGCGAACTACGTCCTGGTGCCGTACGCGGACTGGAACCTGCTGAAGTTCCCGGACAAGGACCAAGCCCTCGAGAAGATCATGGACCTGGCAATGCTCTCGGACATCTTCCCGACTGGTTTCCACGGCGCCGTCTCCGCCGGCGTGGGTGTTGGCTCGACGGTCTACATCGCAGGAGCCGGTCCCGTCGGACTCGCAGCGGCCACCAGCGCTCAATTGCTCGGTGCCGCCGTCGTGATTGTGGGGGATCTGAACGCTGACCGCCTGGCGCGGGCGCGCAGCTTCGGCTGTGAAACCGTGGATTTGACCGAGGGCGGGCCCGCCGAACAGATCGAACAGATCCTCGGCGTCCCGGAAGTCGACTCCGGCGTCGACGCTGTCGGATTCGAGGCCAGGGGGCACGGCCACGATGCGAAGGAAGCTCCGGCGACTGTGCTCAACTCGCTCATGGAGATCACAGCAGCTGGCGGCGCGCTGGGCATCCCGGGACTCTACGTCACGGGCGACCCGGGCGGTGTGGACGAATCGGCCAAGAAGGGATCACTCTCCCTCAGTCTCGGCACTGGCTGGGCCAAATCGCTGAGCTTCACCACCGGCCAGTGTCCGGTGATGAAGTACAACCGCCAACTGATGATGGCGATCCTGCATGACAAGGTTCAAATCGCCAAGAACGTCAACGCCAAGGCCATCACGCTGGAGGACGCGCCGACGGGCTACGCCGAATTCGACGCCGGAGCAGCCACGAAGTATGTCCTGAATCCCAACGGCTACCTGGGCTAG
- a CDS encoding phosphodiesterase translates to MELIEAEHPRPRHFLLHLSDPHLLGGPERLHGVVDSDSMLQQLFDEVRASGARPEAVVFTGDLADRGEPEAYAKLRAIVEPACRAMGAKVIWAMGNHDNRANFRTGLLDQPADDAPVDRSYFINGLRIITLDTSVPGFHHGELSPGQLEWLAAELDTPAPDGTILALHHPPVPSVLDLAVLVELRGQAALAGVLRNSDVRTILGGHLHYSTTATFAGIPVSVASATCYTQDLNVRVGGTRGRDGGQAFNLVHVYEHTIVHSVVLLGDSPTVGELVSADEAQRRLSAAGITIPRQAKLEDPARTPGHRRLTTRN, encoded by the coding sequence ATGGAGCTCATCGAGGCCGAACACCCCCGGCCACGTCATTTCCTACTCCACCTGAGCGACCCCCACCTGTTGGGAGGTCCGGAGCGCCTGCACGGCGTAGTCGACAGCGACTCAATGCTCCAACAGCTCTTCGACGAAGTCCGCGCTTCCGGTGCGCGGCCCGAAGCCGTCGTCTTCACCGGCGACCTTGCGGACCGCGGCGAGCCCGAGGCTTACGCCAAGCTGCGCGCGATCGTCGAACCGGCGTGCCGGGCTATGGGCGCGAAAGTCATCTGGGCGATGGGTAACCACGACAACCGTGCCAACTTCCGCACGGGCCTCCTGGACCAGCCGGCCGACGACGCCCCTGTGGACCGCAGCTATTTCATCAACGGGCTGCGGATCATCACCCTGGACACGTCGGTTCCGGGGTTCCATCACGGCGAACTCAGCCCCGGGCAGCTGGAATGGCTCGCGGCGGAGCTGGACACCCCGGCACCCGACGGGACCATCCTTGCCCTCCACCATCCCCCGGTGCCGTCCGTGCTGGATCTCGCCGTGCTGGTAGAACTACGCGGCCAAGCGGCTCTCGCCGGAGTGCTGCGGAACTCCGATGTGCGGACCATCCTTGGCGGCCACCTGCACTATTCGACGACGGCGACCTTCGCGGGCATCCCCGTGTCCGTGGCCTCTGCCACCTGCTACACCCAGGACCTGAACGTGCGCGTGGGCGGGACCCGCGGACGCGACGGCGGGCAGGCCTTCAACCTGGTGCATGTCTATGAACACACGATTGTGCACTCCGTGGTGCTGCTGGGCGACTCTCCGACAGTTGGCGAGCTGGTCAGCGCGGATGAAGCCCAGCGGCGGCTTTCCGCCGCCGGAATCACGATCCCCCGGCAGGCCAAGCTCGAGGACCCGGCCAGGACACCGGGCCACCGGCGGCTGACCACCCGCAATTAG
- a CDS encoding stealth family protein: MQVGTHSRTEARRNDITEALVQDEIYYGSQASVDAHEEVTSAAAVARFRTRSDVVRRRGRYALINENRTPYQAMVEDLLFVRSVLAAAGLDYLLVRGNNDRPVIAVDWKNRKELRDALVDACRDEPFYSMSVDAKKKSSVLVADGELSPNRQSRIFRLYRPRVEPEGGFEFGASAGVQLELWSFEGDQLILPIENSLTRRTLLAQDAVRGTVERYGHTWPTIENMFADHASDISFDIDLVFSWVDGTSPEYIAARRARMAGVVVGEGDDHEARFRQIDELKYALRSIYMFAPWIRRIFIATDSPTPSWLADHPSVTIVRSEEFFADPSVLPTHNSQAVECQLHHIEGLSEHFLYSNDDMFFGRAVSPDLFFTPGGITKFIEAETRIGLGDNDAERSGFENAARVNRKLLWDRFGRITTRHLEHTAAPLRRSVVAQMEQEFPAEFAKTAASTFRAADNISVTNSFYHYYALLTGRAVTQTAARVRYVDTTARAGLNYLPKLLAKRHMDFFCLNDGSFPEVPAAERAELVTDFLEKYYPIKAPWEK, encoded by the coding sequence ATGCAAGTAGGTACACATTCACGCACAGAAGCCCGGAGAAACGACATTACAGAAGCACTGGTCCAGGATGAGATCTACTACGGCAGCCAGGCATCCGTGGACGCCCACGAGGAGGTCACTTCCGCCGCGGCCGTCGCCAGGTTCCGGACCCGCTCTGACGTAGTACGTCGGCGTGGCCGGTATGCGCTGATCAACGAAAACCGCACGCCCTACCAGGCCATGGTCGAAGACCTGCTCTTTGTCCGCTCCGTGCTCGCTGCCGCGGGCCTGGACTACCTTCTGGTCCGCGGCAACAACGACCGTCCGGTCATCGCCGTGGACTGGAAGAACCGCAAGGAACTCCGCGACGCGCTGGTGGACGCCTGCCGGGACGAGCCCTTCTACTCGATGAGCGTCGATGCCAAGAAGAAGTCCTCGGTACTCGTGGCCGACGGCGAACTCTCCCCCAACCGCCAGTCCCGGATCTTCCGGCTGTACCGTCCCCGGGTGGAGCCTGAGGGCGGCTTCGAGTTCGGCGCGTCGGCCGGCGTCCAGCTTGAGCTCTGGAGCTTCGAGGGTGACCAGCTGATCCTCCCGATCGAAAACTCGCTGACCCGCCGGACCCTGCTGGCACAGGACGCCGTCCGCGGCACCGTGGAGCGGTACGGCCACACCTGGCCGACCATCGAGAACATGTTCGCGGACCACGCCAGCGACATCAGCTTTGACATTGATTTGGTGTTCTCCTGGGTGGACGGCACCTCGCCCGAGTACATCGCGGCCCGTCGCGCCCGGATGGCGGGCGTCGTCGTGGGCGAAGGCGATGACCATGAGGCCCGGTTCCGCCAAATCGACGAGCTTAAGTACGCCCTTCGCTCGATCTATATGTTCGCGCCCTGGATCCGCCGGATCTTCATCGCCACGGACTCCCCGACGCCGTCCTGGCTGGCGGACCACCCGAGCGTCACGATCGTCCGCAGCGAAGAGTTCTTCGCCGACCCCTCCGTGCTGCCCACGCACAATTCACAGGCAGTTGAGTGTCAGCTCCACCACATCGAAGGTCTCTCCGAGCACTTCCTGTATTCCAACGACGACATGTTCTTCGGACGGGCCGTCTCGCCTGACTTGTTCTTCACTCCGGGCGGCATCACCAAGTTCATCGAGGCGGAAACCAGGATCGGCCTCGGTGACAACGACGCCGAGCGCAGCGGTTTCGAGAATGCCGCCCGGGTGAACCGCAAACTGCTCTGGGACCGGTTCGGCCGGATCACCACACGGCACCTCGAACACACGGCCGCTCCCCTGCGGCGCAGCGTGGTGGCCCAGATGGAACAGGAATTCCCGGCGGAGTTCGCCAAGACCGCCGCCAGCACGTTCCGCGCGGCGGACAACATCTCCGTGACCAACTCGTTCTATCACTACTACGCGCTGCTCACGGGACGCGCCGTGACCCAGACGGCGGCCAGGGTGCGGTATGTGGACACCACGGCGCGGGCGGGGCTGAACTACCTGCCCAAGCTGCTGGCCAAGCGGCACATGGATTTCTTCTGCCTGAACGACGGCAGCTTCCCCGAGGTGCCGGCGGCGGAACGGGCCGAGCTGGTGACGGACTTCCTGGAGAAGTACTACCCGATCAAGGCGCCCTGGGAGAAGTAG
- a CDS encoding type II toxin-antitoxin system VapB family antitoxin, translating into MIFKAVGEGRPYPDHGYNTPKDWAALPPRPVRLDELVTTKRTLDLEALLAEDSTFFGDLFPHVVEFKGVLYLEDGLHRAVRTALHQRTAIHARVLVIDG; encoded by the coding sequence GTGATATTCAAAGCTGTGGGCGAGGGACGCCCGTACCCCGACCATGGTTACAACACGCCCAAAGACTGGGCAGCCCTGCCCCCGCGCCCGGTCCGGCTGGATGAGCTGGTGACCACCAAAAGGACCTTGGACCTCGAAGCCCTGCTGGCCGAGGACTCGACGTTCTTCGGCGATCTGTTTCCGCACGTTGTTGAGTTTAAGGGCGTGCTGTACCTGGAGGATGGACTGCACCGCGCCGTGCGGACCGCCCTTCACCAGCGCACGGCCATTCACGCGCGCGTCCTGGTGATTGATGGCTAG